A genomic region of Pyrus communis chromosome 14, drPyrComm1.1, whole genome shotgun sequence contains the following coding sequences:
- the LOC137714453 gene encoding classical arabinogalactan protein 9-like, which produces MCCNTPTKPPPRQPSPASSPTTSPATPPAFPPSPPTQSPNSFGGDPTHVSPASPPTSISPAKSPSKSVPPPAQSPAPPTPTVASQAKTPVSAPKKSPVGASPVAEGPEIAATPSLPVGIPLSYATPAGSPGKFPSSGSPPIPAPASLSPDSSAQGPSSDESSASGLNAGRVVLSGLSIWVCPFFVSPTEPEASRRIPARIEIYDLKSSLDEKTRTDNWFPEIQKNLIRLGNPDHVVFDGS; this is translated from the exons ATGTGCTG CAACACCCCCACAAAGCCGCCTCCTCGCCAACCCTCTCCAGCATCTTCTCCGACCACTTCTCCTGCAACTCCTCCGGCATTCCCTCCGAGCCCTCCGACTCAGTCCCCCAACTCCTTCGGCGGCGACCCCACCCACGTCTCTCCGGCGTCCCCTCCCACATCGATTTCCCCAGCGAAGAGCCCGTCCAAGAGTGTGCCTCCACCGGCTCAATCACCGGCGCCCCCTACGCCCACCGTTGCCTCTCAGGCCAAAACTCCGGTCAGCGCTCCTAAGAAAAGTCCGGTCGGTGCTTCGCCAGTTGCAGAGGGTCCTGAGATTGCAGCGACCCCATCGTTACCAGTGGGCATTCCTTTGAGTTATGCAACGCCGGCAGGATCCCCGGGAAAGTTCCCATCAAGCGGTAGCCCACCGATTCCGGCGCCGGCGAGTCTGTCACCGGATAGTTCTGCCCAGGGACCATCAAGCGATGAATCGTCTGCTTCGGGTTTGAATGCGGGTCGGGTTGTTTTGAGCGGGCTGTCTATCTGG gtatgtccatttttcgtctctcccactGAGCCAGAAGCGTCCCGCCGAATTCCTGCgagaattgaaatttacgaCTTGAAGTCGTCACTAGATGAGAAAACTCGTACTGACAACTGGTTTCCAgagatccagaagaatctcatcagacttggaaacccagatcacgttgttttcgacggatcttga